Proteins encoded by one window of Candidatus Nitrosocosmicus hydrocola:
- a CDS encoding DUF72 domain-containing protein → MDNSRGKKTMKFYVGCNGWKNQTWAKNFYPDGLDHTQYLSYYSNIFNFIHIDLGNISYTPNLPTFKKWLNETPDNFRFSIQIPQDIIDKSASSYSPQPNAHSTTRDNHDTFEDLLEKLHTIEERILVIVLSPPSYISLQNNGRQWLEDTLTKCNCHGLSVAVDFDKRSTWYQELTYNILKKYKSSFVWSNTTHQYYYPAITSNFVFLNLGNSYINRQTAAKYLDLIRQKATEGKQFSKYSLGVLDYSIIVTKNPPVAQLVEKLVSAKEIPSGNVVIIRDDKPKSPKWSGRVIMHIDMNAFFPACEELRDPSLKGKAHAVIMTPEKEVGLITRGAVASCSYEARKFGVRSAMSLSRAKDLCPGLLLRPVDKEYYNSVSHQVMRLLEEYADVLEQTSIDEAFIDCTKKITILQQKNSLEDPLDQSDNFLSNENTAKIDGSSVKLIPPSWPNAESSQSSKPTGLQKQQQPHSMIRDEPARKTAIKSSVEDYALKIKNSIRRQCNGLICSIGVANNKSTAKIASDFQKPDGLTIVYPKDTTTFLSKLTVDMVSGIGIKTSKTLKDMGINTIGELSRTDIQKLLEKFGKKQGIWMWQIANGREIEPVVPRSDNLSLSTEETLLEPINGRDEILEILLHSLTDDIYKRLEGKGYEFKTVGIKLVRTNFSIESREYTFSSYQRTRDSISSVMEMLLDRFIFEDDYDSMNNNTTSKKIYPSYVRKLGIKVSNLSRIDVTTRKAQKSILDFV, encoded by the coding sequence ATGGACAACAGTAGGGGAAAGAAAACAATGAAGTTCTATGTAGGTTGCAACGGGTGGAAAAATCAAACATGGGCAAAAAATTTCTATCCAGATGGATTGGATCATACACAATATCTTTCTTATTATTCAAATATTTTCAATTTTATTCACATAGATCTTGGAAATATTAGTTATACCCCAAACTTGCCTACATTCAAAAAATGGTTAAACGAGACTCCTGATAATTTTCGTTTTTCAATACAAATACCTCAAGATATTATTGACAAGTCGGCGAGTTCTTACTCTCCTCAGCCAAATGCCCATTCAACTACACGCGACAATCATGACACCTTTGAAGATTTATTGGAAAAACTACATACCATAGAAGAAAGAATTCTTGTTATAGTATTATCACCTCCTTCTTACATATCACTTCAAAACAATGGTCGTCAATGGCTGGAAGATACGTTAACAAAATGTAATTGTCATGGGTTATCGGTTGCGGTTGATTTTGATAAAAGAAGCACGTGGTATCAGGAATTGACTTACAATATTTTGAAAAAATATAAATCATCTTTTGTTTGGTCTAATACCACACACCAATACTATTATCCAGCAATTACATCAAATTTTGTTTTCCTCAACCTTGGAAATTCTTACATCAATAGACAAACAGCAGCAAAATATCTGGACTTGATAAGGCAAAAAGCAACTGAAGGAAAACAATTCTCCAAATATTCTTTGGGTGTCTTGGACTATTCTATCATAGTTACCAAAAATCCACCTGTTGCACAACTAGTTGAAAAACTGGTTTCAGCAAAAGAAATTCCGTCTGGGAATGTTGTAATCATACGAGATGACAAACCTAAATCTCCAAAATGGTCGGGCAGAGTGATTATGCATATTGATATGAATGCTTTTTTCCCTGCGTGCGAAGAATTGAGGGATCCTTCACTAAAGGGCAAGGCACATGCGGTAATAATGACTCCGGAAAAGGAAGTCGGATTAATAACCAGAGGAGCAGTAGCTTCTTGTTCTTATGAAGCTCGAAAGTTTGGGGTCAGGTCTGCAATGTCTTTATCAAGGGCAAAAGACCTTTGTCCTGGTCTTCTACTAAGACCTGTCGACAAGGAATATTATAATTCCGTTTCTCATCAAGTAATGAGATTATTGGAAGAATACGCAGACGTGCTAGAACAGACTAGCATCGATGAGGCTTTTATTGATTGTACCAAGAAAATAACAATACTACAGCAAAAAAATTCATTGGAAGATCCTCTTGATCAATCTGATAATTTCTTGTCTAATGAGAATACCGCTAAAATAGACGGGTCATCAGTTAAACTAATACCACCATCCTGGCCCAATGCTGAATCCTCTCAATCATCAAAGCCTACGGGTCTACAAAAACAGCAACAACCCCATTCCATGATACGAGATGAGCCTGCAAGGAAAACCGCCATCAAATCTAGCGTTGAAGATTATGCTCTAAAAATCAAAAATTCAATACGAAGACAGTGTAATGGATTAATCTGTTCAATAGGGGTGGCAAACAACAAATCGACAGCAAAAATTGCTTCTGATTTTCAAAAACCTGATGGGCTTACTATAGTTTATCCTAAAGACACGACGACGTTCTTATCAAAATTAACCGTCGACATGGTATCCGGCATAGGAATTAAAACATCCAAAACGCTCAAAGACATGGGCATTAATACCATAGGGGAACTGTCAAGAACGGATATTCAAAAGCTTTTGGAAAAATTTGGCAAAAAACAGGGCATTTGGATGTGGCAAATTGCCAACGGTAGGGAAATTGAACCTGTAGTTCCAAGAAGTGATAATTTATCCTTAAGCACTGAGGAAACTCTTTTAGAACCGATCAACGGTAGAGATGAAATTCTTGAAATTCTCCTCCATAGTCTTACCGACGATATTTATAAAAGGCTCGAAGGAAAAGGCTATGAGTTTAAGACTGTCGGAATCAAATTGGTTCGTACTAACTTTTCAATAGAATCTCGAGAATACACCTTTTCATCCTATCAAAGGACAAGAGATAGTATCAGTTCTGTCATGGAAATGTTGTTAGATCGATTTATTTTTGAGGATGATTATGATAGCATGAACAATAATACTACCTCAAAAAAAATATATCCAAGTTATGTTCGGAAATTGGGAATAAAGGTTTCAAATTTATCTCGAATTGATGTTACTACAAGAAAGGCTCAAAAATCAATTTTGGATTTTGTTTAA
- a CDS encoding M48 family metallopeptidase, with translation MSEISNSSLHSSSSKHQIIHKDKILEFQIVRSSRRKKTSEISIVNGVVCIKVPMSTTIHCIELLVTKKANWIQQKVDEQNNPNITIKMPTYINNSTLPYLGKNCPLRIVKSNYHSFEFANDQFTIYTKKKNIKRVYELWLLRGAMDIFDPMISKYSQILKVNPKKILLKNLKSRWGSATYSNVINLNIHLLKAPLDVIEYVILHELSHLIEHNHSPRFWKLVSDNMQDYKTRISWLRKNGPYIL, from the coding sequence ATGAGTGAAATTTCTAATTCATCTCTTCATTCGTCGAGTTCAAAGCATCAAATAATCCATAAGGATAAGATATTGGAATTTCAGATTGTTCGATCAAGCAGAAGAAAAAAGACTAGTGAAATTTCAATAGTTAATGGAGTTGTTTGTATAAAGGTGCCCATGTCGACCACCATACATTGTATAGAGTTATTGGTAACAAAAAAAGCAAATTGGATTCAGCAAAAGGTAGACGAACAAAACAACCCTAATATAACAATTAAAATGCCAACTTATATTAACAATTCAACTTTACCATATTTGGGAAAAAATTGTCCATTGAGGATTGTTAAAAGTAATTATCATTCCTTTGAATTTGCTAACGACCAGTTCACTATTTATACCAAAAAAAAGAATATTAAACGGGTCTATGAGCTGTGGTTATTAAGGGGAGCAATGGATATATTTGATCCCATGATTTCAAAATACTCACAAATTTTAAAGGTCAATCCAAAAAAGATATTGCTAAAAAACCTAAAAAGTCGTTGGGGTAGTGCTACTTATAGTAATGTAATAAACCTCAATATTCATTTATTGAAAGCACCTCTAGATGTAATAGAGTACGTCATTTTACATGAATTAAGTCACTTGATCGAACATAATCATTCCCCTCGCTTTTGGAAATTAGTCTCTGACAATATGCAAGATTACAAGACAAGAATATCGTGGCTAAGAAAAAACGGACCATATATCTTATGA
- a CDS encoding right-handed parallel beta-helix repeat-containing protein has protein sequence MILAYTGFGSAQLSIEDPIPTLCNKSVEKTYILNYSTSCDYVNGVTISNSNTNFDFNASSLLGSGYLNPHMGILISNVSNITVYGDGRIGHFDTGVLINNSKNVNVSNMNFTGNKVSIKVINSSDVYITNNYLSTNTAGIKFYNVNNSIISANSFDSNDISGISLFGSYDDKITNNFISSSLNGVFVDTNSNNITIDSNKFKRNFGVEINLGDGKETIEPLNLVSNNTCTISIPESIC, from the coding sequence TTGATTCTGGCCTACACCGGGTTTGGATCTGCCCAACTGAGCATCGAGGATCCAATCCCTACACTTTGTAATAAAAGCGTTGAAAAGACATATATCCTTAATTATTCAACTAGTTGTGATTATGTAAATGGTGTTACCATTAGTAACAGTAACACGAACTTTGATTTCAATGCATCTTCTCTTTTGGGTTCAGGATATCTGAATCCACACATGGGAATTTTGATATCAAATGTTTCAAATATTACCGTGTATGGTGACGGTCGCATTGGTCATTTTGATACTGGAGTTCTAATAAACAACTCTAAAAATGTGAACGTGTCAAATATGAATTTTACGGGAAACAAAGTTTCAATAAAGGTAATAAATTCGTCAGATGTTTACATTACTAACAATTATTTATCTACTAATACTGCCGGGATAAAATTTTACAATGTAAATAATTCTATTATTTCTGCGAACTCATTTGATTCTAATGACATATCGGGCATTTCCCTTTTTGGTTCATATGATGACAAGATTACCAATAACTTCATATCAAGTAGTTTAAATGGTGTGTTTGTGGATACTAATAGTAACAACATTACTATAGATTCAAACAAATTTAAGAGAAATTTTGGGGTAGAGATCAATCTTGGTGACGGAAAAGAAACCATTGAACCCTTGAACCTTGTTTCCAATAATACCTGCACTATCAGCATCCCTGAATCGATATGTTGA